The following is a genomic window from Hyphomicrobiales bacterium.
CGACCTCACGGAGATCGGCGAAAAATGCTTCATCGCCGACGAGGTGGTGCTGGGCGACGAGGATATCCGGGACGGCTGGATGACGTTGCGGCCCATCAAGACCGGACCGCGCGTCTTCGTCGGCAACGACGCGGTCGTTCCGCCCGGGGCGGTCATTCCGGAAGGCGCGCTGATCGGCATCAAGTCCAAGCCGCCGGCCAATGAGGCCATGTCGGCGGGCGACACCTGGTTCGGCAGCCCGCCCATCCGCCTGCCGGTCCGCCAGACCTTCGGCGACGTCGGCGCCACCTGGACCTATGAGCCGTCGCGCTGGCGCCGCCTCGGCCGCGGCATCTTCGAGGCCTTCCACCTGTCGTTGCCGATGGCCCTGTTCATCACTTTCGGCACCTATGCGGTCGAGGTGCTGGGCCCCGCGGCGCTCGATGGCCGCTACGGCACTGCGGCACTCCTGTTCGTGGCGTCGAGCGTCGTGATCTCCTGCGCGATGATGCTCGTCGTCGCCGGCATCAAATGGATGCTGATGGGCGCCTACCGGCCGGTCGTGAAGCCGATGTGGTCATGGTGGGCGATGCGCACGGAGGCGGTCGCCGTGATGTACTGGGGACTCGCCGGCAAGGTGCTGCTCGACCACCTGCGCGGCACGCCGTTCCTGCCGTGGGCACTGCGCGTGTTCGGCTGCAAGATCGGCAAGGGCGTGTTCCTCGATACGACCGATGTGACCGAGTTCGACTGCGTGCATGTCGGTGATTTCACCGTCATCAACGGCCTGTCCGCCCTGCAGACCCATCTCTATGAGGACCGGGTGATGAAGGTGGGCTGTGTGCGTGTCGGCAAGGGCGTGAGTATCGGTGCGGGTTCGACCGTGCTCTATGCCACGGCCGTCGGCGACTTTGCCCGCCTCAGCCCGCTCACCCTGGTGATGAAAGGTGAATCCATCCCGGCGCATAGCGCCTGGTGCGGCGCGCCCGCGGAGCCCAAGGCGGAGGTGGCGGCAGTCGCAGCCCCAAGCCGTCAGGCCGCCCTCGCGGCCTGATCCAGGCGTTGCACGGGCTTCCGGCTGATGTCACTGGCAGGCGTAACGCCTGCCGTCATAACCGAGATAGGTTCCGCTCGCCGGGTCGAATGACCGGTATTTCGACGAGCAATAGGCGATCCAGTCGGCATCGCCGCGAACGGCCGGAGCCGTCTGCTGCGAGGCGATGGCGCCGCCGATGAGCGCGCCCGCTGCGAGGCCAGCGGCGCCGGCCGCTGCCGCCGCGCCGGGGTTGTAGCCGCGGCCGTAGTAGTAGCCGGGAGCCGGATAGGGACGGCCATAGTAGCGGGGCGGGGGTCCATAACGCCGGCCATAATAGCGGCCGGGCGGCGGGGGGCGGTACCTGGCTCCAGGGGGAGCGTAACGTGGTCCGCCCGGACGTGGCCCGACATGGGGGCCTCTTGGTCCTCGCGGCCCGCCATGGCCACGCCATTGGACTTCCGTGAGGGATAGATCCGGCGCCGCCTGTATCGGCTTGATGAATTGCGCTTGTGCGGGGGCCACGGCCATGACCATGGAAGCACTCGCGCCAAGAAGAGCGCTGACGCCTATAGCAGCGATGCTCCGCGTCCATCCCATGCGCATCCCTGATCTCCTTTTTTCTGCACCAAGGCCTTGAGCCGTCACCGTCACAGGCGAGAGCTGCGTTGGCGACATTCCATGGGGCAAGCCCTGGCTGATATCAGAGGGTATCGCGTGGTGGACGCAGATTGTTCCGCCTGGCACAGCGTCGATCGCTCATTTGTTATGCGTGAGACGCACGGGCGATGTGCGGCAGCGCGCTTGCGAGGCGCCAGGCGCGGGTCTAACTCCTCGCCGTTCGCCGCGCGGCAAGGGCTGACAACGGCGAAAGAATGGTCCGTTCTGGGGGTACAAGTGAAAAGTTGGAAGTTTGCGCCGCTGTTCGTTGCGGCTGCCATCGCACCGCTCGGTGCCGCATTCGCTGCCGAGCAGCGCGGCACTGTTCCGGCTGGCAAGACGACCACGGTGGATGCGGTCTTCGTGTTTTACGAGCAGGTTTGCCTGGGCGGCGCAGTTCCCGAGGCGCGTCTCACCAAGGCGCCGACGCATGGCAAGGTCGCGTTCACGGTGGGCAACCGGGGTTTCAGGGATCCAAAGCACCCCTGCTATGGCAAGTCCTATCCGGGTCTCGTCGTTCAGTACACGCCCGACAAGGGATTCCGGGGCGAGGATAGCTTTTCCTATCGCTACACCTATGATTCCGATGACGGTGGCGGCAAGAGCGGCGGCGGCAGCGAATTTTTCCTCACCGTGAAGTAAGCAGGGCTCCGGGCCCATTTGACCCGCCGGCCTCTGCTTCGCTATGAAGCGCGGGATCGAGAGGGCTCCATGTCTCACAACAGCT
Proteins encoded in this region:
- a CDS encoding Lectin-like protein BA14k, which codes for MRMGWTRSIAAIGVSALLGASASMVMAVAPAQAQFIKPIQAAPDLSLTEVQWRGHGGPRGPRGPHVGPRPGGPRYAPPGARYRPPPPGRYYGRRYGPPPRYYGRPYPAPGYYYGRGYNPGAAAAAGAAGLAAGALIGGAIASQQTAPAVRGDADWIAYCSSKYRSFDPASGTYLGYDGRRYACQ
- a CDS encoding hypothetical protein (Evidence 5 : Unknown function) is translated as MVDADCSAWHSVDRSFVMRETHGRCAAARLRGARRGSNSSPFAARQGLTTAKEWSVLGVQVKSWKFAPLFVAAAIAPLGAAFAAEQRGTVPAGKTTTVDAVFVFYEQVCLGGAVPEARLTKAPTHGKVAFTVGNRGFRDPKHPCYGKSYPGLVVQYTPDKGFRGEDSFSYRYTYDSDDGGGKSGGGSEFFLTVK